The proteins below are encoded in one region of Nyctibius grandis isolate bNycGra1 chromosome 7, bNycGra1.pri, whole genome shotgun sequence:
- the FERD3L gene encoding LOW QUALITY PROTEIN: fer3-like protein (The sequence of the model RefSeq protein was modified relative to this genomic sequence to represent the inferred CDS: inserted 3 bases in 2 codons; deleted 2 bases in 2 codons): protein MSASLFPAHQLPGLLDELHGRAPQVTCPEGLLGASVLDFVADLSLGDPQSPPRAGQSMGLCEVTSGPPFGDRALSLWEGMARGLPLAAFGDGDPEDEEEEEEEERMRSVSLLDRPRRKRVTTYAQRQAANIRERKRMLXLNEAFDQLRKKVPTFAYDKRLSRIIETLRLAIVYISFMTEXLNGCSRQEAS from the exons ATGTCAGCCAGCCTTTTCCCAGCCCACCAGCTCCCGGGGCTGCTGGATGAGCTGCACGGCAGAGCTCCGCAAGTGacctgcccagaggggttgcTGGGCGCCTCGGTGCTGGATTTCGTTGCCGACCTCTCCCTGGGcgacccccagagccccccccgggccgggcagAGCATGGGGCTCTGCGAGGTCACCTCCGGGCCTCCCTTCGGGGACAGAGCCCTGTCGCTCTGGGAGGGGATGGCCCGGGGGTTGCCCCTGGCTGCCTTCGGAGATGGAGATCCCGAAGAcgaagaagaggaggaggaagaggagaggatgCGCAGCGTTTCCCTCCTGGACAGACCCAGGAGG AAGCGGGTTACCACCTACGCCCAGCGTCAGGCTGCCAATATAcgggagaggaagaggatgtT ACTCAACGAGGCGTTTGATCAGCTGAGGAAGAAGGTGCCCACCTTCGCCTACGAC AAGAGGCTCTCCCGAATAATAGAGACATTGCGCCTGGCCATAGTGTACATCTCCTTCATGACTG CTCTGAacggctgcagcaggcaggaggcgAGCTAG
- the TWIST1 gene encoding LOW QUALITY PROTEIN: twist-related protein 1 (The sequence of the model RefSeq protein was modified relative to this genomic sequence to represent the inferred CDS: deleted 4 bases in 3 codons), with protein sequence MMQQDESNSPVSPADDSLSNSEEEPDRQQLPNNKRGGRKRRSSRRSAGGAVGAADEPCSPAQGKRGKKCGAGGGAGGGGGSSSGGGSPQSYESCRTQRVMANVRERQRTQSLNEAFAALRKIIPTLPSDKLSKIQTLKLAARYIDFLYQVLQSDELDSKMASCSYVAHERLSYAFSVWRMEGAWSMSASH encoded by the exons ATGATGCAGCAGGACGAGTCAAACTCGCCAGTCTCCCCCGCCGACGACAGCTTGAGCAACAGCGAAGAGGAGCCGGACCGGCAGCAGCTGCCCAATAACAAGAGAGGGGGACGCAAGCGCCGCTCCAGCCGCCGCAGCGCCGGCGGAGCCGTCGGGGCCGCGGACGAGCCCTGCAGCCCGGCCCAAGGCAAGCGGGGCAAGAAgtgcggggcgggcgggggggcgggcgggggcggc ggcagcagcagcggcggcggcagcccccAGTCCTACGAG AGCTGCAGAACCCAGCGGGTCATGGCCAACGTGCGGGAGCGGCAGCGCACGCAGTCGCTGAACGAAGCCTTCGCCGCCCTGCGGAAGATCATCCCCACGCTGCCCTCGGACAAGCTGAGCAAGATCCAGACCCTCAAGCTGGCGGCCAGGTACATCGACTTCCTCTACCAGGTCTTACAGAGCGACGAGCTGGACTCCAAG ATGGCAAGCTGCAGCTATGTGGCCCACGAGCGGCTCAGCTACGCCTTCTCGGTGTGGAGAATGGAGGGCGCCTGGTCCATGTCCGCATCCCACTAG